cgtGCTGCGATCGCGTTCGTTGCCACAAAGGGTGGCGTGCTCCAGCCGCATCGTCTCATGCAACTGCGCGAGCGTGCGTCGCAGACTTAGCACGCCATGCGTTTcaagcagctccagcagcagcctgtACTGATCAGCCGTGTTAAGCTCGTTTTCCTGCACTACGGCGAGCACAATCGGCTTCAGCAAGACACCCGTGCGCTGATGATACTGGCGAAGGAAGCTCGAATAGGGCACGGCGTTGCGCCAAACAGCAACTGCTTCGGCAAGAGCCGCCGACACCTGCACCGTCGAGTTGTGTTTTTCGTCTGTCACATACGCAGACTCACGTTgccgcggcgatgcggcgacgACGGACGGCGTGGCGAGCGAAGCCGCTTTAGTGCTctcgaccaccgccgcatcgccaACGTTCATGAAGGCCTCGCGGAACTTGTGAAGGTACGCGTGAAATTTATGCACCAGCGGGGAGATGCCGGCGAATGAGCAACTGATGGTGTTAATCTCGATGTTCTTCCATTGTCGTGCCGtccctgctgcagccgcggccgagACCTCGGTGGAGGAAAGGTGGCTGCCGCTCTCGGGGTCGACGGAGCTCATGTAGTCGGTGCGAAGGATGCCCAGCATAAATGGCTGGTACACCGGGGCCTTCGCCCCGACGGGGGTGGTCATGTACACCTTCTCCAGGATGGCAAGCAGCCGGCCGGTGAAACTGCGATCGCTCTCTGCCGTCGACTTCATGGAGTCACGCAAGAACTCGAAGTTACGCGACGTGCGGTTGATTGCCTCGTTCCACAGGAGCTGGCGGTCGTACAACTGGCGCAGCACATCCGCCTTCATGGGGAAGGGACGCAGGGACAAGGCAGGATGGGTGATTTCGTAAGTGTCGGGCTGATGAATGGCAAGTCCCAGCTCAAGGCACTTGGCCgcgagctcctcctcgctcggAAGACCCTCAAGTACATCGTTGGAAACTGCCGCAccggtgacggtggtggccgtcTTCTTCGTCGTGGCGGGCATGTATTCCGCGTTTTCGTTGTCTGTTCTGAAGATGAGACGGTGCGTGGACAATgagggatgggggaggaggaagagtaggggtgggggtggggggcagGGGACACGTTGGTTTTCGGGTTGCCCTGAAAGAGAACCGCAACCGGAAAACACACGCAGGCCCGTGCGCACGAGGAAAACCTGCGCGCAGCAACAAATAGAGGCGACAAGGTTGTAGAagggagacagagacagagacagagacagagagagagagagagtggtgAGCACATGAGAACCGTACGCAGCCGAAAGGCGACGTCGAGCGCCGTTTCGCTTTGGTTCGTGCCTGCCCCGCTTCGCGTTTTCAACACGTCCATGTCTCCAGCGAAACgacacccctcccccctcccccctcccctccgccggCCCACATGGGCTGGTGGGAAGCGGCACAGCAAGTCGAGCGAACAAGACGAAAggcaaaacgaaaacgaacaACAGCGATCCGCGCCAGCAAGGCAGaaacctccctccctcaccacGAAGACGACAAGAAAGATGGCCTGGGGTGGCCGTGTtgctgccacagcagcgactcttccccaccgacagagagactcaagggagggagagacacaggcagacacacacacacacacacacacggacacacatgcgcatgcgcgtccGTAAACGTAACGACTGCCGCGCCCAATGAAACGCCCACGTgcgccgacacacgcactTGTTGAGCAACCACTACTCAGGCGATAGTATCTATGATGCGCTCTCTATGATGCGTCATCGCTGTAGGTATGCTCTTTTCGCCCCACACAACATGACGATACAAAAACAGCCTCAggttggaggaggaggaggggcacacacgcacgcacacacacaacctCGCTCCTTCACCTGCGATCCGGCCGCTACACCGACAACTCCCCCAGTGACGGACCGGAGTGGATCTCCGCCTTGAAGGGCACATCCAGCTTCATGTCCGGCCAGAGGGCGGCAATAGCTTCCTGCGTGTGCCCCATGATGCGGGCGAGATCAGCGCAAACCTCGTCGGCGACACACTTGTGCGCGTCCACCCACACGCAGTCGTGCACGGTGTTCACCAAAAACGCCTTCTCGCCGTAGTTGCGCTTGCGGTAGAACTCGCGCACGATGGCGCCGCACATGATCTGCACAATCTCACCAGCGAGCCCCTGCACTGGGTAGTTCTTCAGACGCGGTACACTCTTGCGGTCCCTCGTAAAGTCGAACTTGCTGCCGGTGGGCACAACAAAGTAGTACATCGGCTCCGTTAGCATCACGACGCGGCGGATGTTGGCGTTCCAGAGAGACGTGTCCagcgtgcgcagccgcagcagccgatcCGCACCTGCCTCGACGCACCTCGTGACGAGGCTGTAATACTTGCTCAGCTCCTTGTAGTGGTGCTCCTCGGCCACAATGAGGCGATCCACCTCCTGCTCTGTGAGCCccgtggtggtggagatGGTCgagacgccagcgccgtaCTGGCGCTGGAAGGAAAACACCTTCGCCTGCTGACGCAGCTGGATGTATTGCGGgtccttctccaccttcgCCTTCCGCACCACATCCTCGTAGGGCTCCTTTGTCATGAGAGAGACGCGTAGGCAGTGGAAGTCGATgttgtcgcgcagctcctgcatCATGCGCGGGTCTCGGCACAGCGCGGCCAGGACGACGACCTCGAGCTGGCTGTAGTCTGCCTCGATCATCATACCCTGCGCACTGAATCGTGACACAATCAGGCGGCGCaggtcctcctccttcggAATGTTCTGCAGATTCGGCGACTGAGAAGAAAGGCGGCCCGTGGCCGTCACGCAGTGGCATAGCTCGCCGTGAACGCGGTCGTGGCACTCCGGCAACACGGCGCGGAAGAGGCAGCCCTCCTCGAAGAGCTGCAGTTTCTTCTCGGTAaagcgcagctgctgcagcgcggagaagaaggagaggTCGATCGTCTTGtacggcgacagcagcatcGTCACTCGCTCCATCGCGTCGGCGCCGGATGACGCGGACTTGCCACGCAAGAAGCGTCGCAACAGGGGGTGCAGCTTCGCCGGTGTCACCATCCATAGCATGCCGGCCGTCGAGGCCCGCTCCTGCCCATGCAGGCCCTGCGGCGCGCTCGACGGAGTTGGCTGCGAGCTGCGGAATGCGTCACGCGGCGTGCCCACGACCGAGGCGCACTGCGACACAATACTCTTCACAGCCCCCTCGACTCCGCCGAGCGACACGAGCTCCTTCGCATGCGCCTCCCACGTGCACCGGGCCGAGAAGGTTGTGGCGTTGGATGATCTGAGCTCCGAGAAGTCCGACTCGAAAGAGTCGGCaccctgcggcggcggcgggaagGCCTTCGTGACGTCCGCGAAGCACACCCGCTCCAGCGATGCCGGctcgccgtccgcgccgacgccgtctACTTGCCCGTCAAACACGGCCTTCTTGATGGCTTCGAGTACTCCGCTGTCCACAAGCGACTCCAGCTTGTCGTGCGCGCAGTTTGTTAGAATGAGAATGTTGCGCAGGTCTGCCGCGATGTCACCGTCACCCGCCGCCCTGCCTCCTTGTCGCGTCCTCTTTCCACCCGACTTGCGAGTTGTGGGTACCTTCGCTTCCCCTGTCGATGCCGCGGACGACGCTGCGAGGAGCTGCTTGAGTGGCTCATAGGCAGCGATGCGTTCCTTCAGCTGTGTCACCGTCACTACATCCGGCCTCTCCGCAACAGGAATAATGTCGTCCACGGCGACACGCAGGTTCATCTCGCGCGCCTCGGGGTCCGTGACGGCGGGGCAGTAGAGCGATATCTGCTCCATCCAGCCGCCGATCTTCACTTTGCagagcaccaccacgacggcggTCTGCTGAATGAGAGCATCCATCGTGCAGCGCTTGCAGAGCTGCTGGATTGTCTgcaggctgcgctgcgcatcATTCAGAGTAAtggcactgccgctgcttgggccgccgctgcctgtgccgccgttgccgccgagTAAGGCGTCCGCCTGCGTGTACGCCTCTGGCGCCTTGGTACCAGTGACATGGCACACGGCATGCGGGAAGAGGCTCGTTGCCGGGTACCTGGTCGGCTTTACAGGAATAAAACGCGATCCGAGGTGGCGACACAGACCACCGCCGTAGATGATGGTGCTGATATCCTGCGGAGAACGGAAGTTGATACGCTGCCGCACATCGTCGTCCATGGACTGTGTGAAGTCCATGATCTTGTGATGCAGCACCTTCTCTAGTCGCTCGTgctcgaggcgcagcgtaTTGGCAAAGTATGTCACCTGTGACTGcggcaccagctgcagcccCTGCAGCTCCATCTCCATCGACGCCAACAGGCCGTCCatgcggtgctgcaccgAGGACATCTGCCGCGTGCTCACAGCGACCTCGAGCTGCATCTCGTAGATCAGTTTCAGCTTTGCTAAGGGCTGCATCGAGCCCTTCAGCGGCCCATCGTggtactgcagcagcgtTCGCTCCATCGTGGCCAGGTGTAGGTTGTTGAAACCCTTCAGCAGGTACTGGGCATACTGAGCGCACCAGATCTTGCCGCCGTTGTACAGGAACGTGCGCAACcgcacgctgcgccgcaggAACAGCAAGATGCGCTTGATGTCCCACCCGATCAGGATGGCGTTCTCGGCCCTGTTCTTCGGATCCGGCGCGTCAGGTGGGCCGATCGGCAACGTGTCtggcagcaccacctccggGTCGACAAACTCCTTCACCTCACCCGTCCTGTCTTCGATTTTCGCCCTCCAGTGACGCACCGCCGGCGGGTTCATCAAGTTGAGCGACGTCCACAGTTGCCCCGACACGTCCACCATGCCGTTGCGCGCTGAGAACGGGTTATCCgcgcggcgggcggcggtgacgcttGCACTCCTGACATGCATAAAGTACGCGACGCGGCTCCGCATCGcttcctgcagcgccttctctCGATCGAGCCGCTCGTGGCTGTTGTAGATGACTTGAATGTGCTCCTCCAGGAGTCGGCTGGCCTGTGCGGTGGCACGCAAATCACGCACGGAGGCGCCACCtctgccggcagcgccgtttggagcgccgccgcggatgGGGCGGCTCATGGTATCGACGGGCttgccaccggcgccgcctcccaTCAAACGCGGCCCGGGCGCGAAGACGGGCTCCAGGAAGCTTGGCATGATCTCTCGCTGCACGCTGCGACGCTGCAGTCGGTAGAAGGCGGAGCTCGGGTGCGGCATGTGCGGTTCGCCGTTCTCCTCCTTCATTAGCCCCATCCAAGTGATGCGCGAAAAGCTATCCAGCGCCTGGGTCAGCATGGAGGTCAGGTTCAGCCGGTGCGGCCGCTCCAGCCCCAGCTGAGACTCCACATCCTGGAGAAGAATCGAGAAGGCACACTTGCCCTTGCGTGCTAGCGGGAAGCGGGCGAAGCACTCGGCGGCCGAGCCGGTGCCGATAATGTAGATCAGGTGCCGCtctgagagggagagcggctGCACAAACTGACCGGTGAGCAGATCCTGCATTGGGGGGACGGCTGCCGTGccggctgccgtgcgcgccggcgccgacaCGAAGATGAGGCCCCACCGATCTttgtcgctgcgcagcagcccgctcgaggtggcggcgagagacgcggcgacagcaccgGTTCGGCGCCGCGTGGCTTGATTGCCGCTCGTCGAGGAATACAGCACAATCGCatcggcagccgccgccagctgcgcctgcaggAGCTCCTTGTTGAGCATCGCGCCAGCGCTCATGTCGCCGGAGCGGCTTTGAAAGTTGAAGGCGGCGAGCAGAAACGACTGCGGGGCGCACGAAAGCGGTGCCGCGATGAAGTTCTTCCACTCCTCGGCATACGCGTTCAGCACCGCGACGGTGAGAAGCTGCGGGTTCAGCTCCTTATCCTTCTTCTTGCGCGAGAtcacctcgcgcagcttggcGTAGGAAAAGAAGAGATGGTCAGGATCCTCGTTCAGCCGGGGGTGGTAGCTgcctgccggcggcggcggtcgtgcAGGCCGCGACAAGCCGATGGCGTTCTGCAGCAGGGCCACGCTCGGCGACTGTAGCGTTGGCACAAAGATGGCGACGAAGGACGCGCGAAAGAGGCTGATCCACTCCACGTAGCGCGATTTGATCTCATTCAGTTTGCACACAAGCCGCGCGCCGCTCGCGATGTCCTCGAAGGTGATGTCGAAGTTCACGGTAACACGCGTGTCTGGCAGGTACACGGCGATCGCGCGGAACGCCTTGCCGTGCTGCCGTGTCAGCGTGGCAAGCCGAAGATTCAGCGGGCTCTCAAAGTCGAGAAGGTTGCCGATGCACGGCAGTGCCGATGTGTGCGCTGGAGTGCTgccagcagccgcggtgTCGGCCGGGGGTGGCACTCCCTCGCTGTCCACCGCGCTGTAGTCTGtctcctcgcgcacctcggcTGCGCGGCCTACCTGTTCCGCTTCGCCCAAGTTtgcgcctgccgcggcaTCATATGCGATATCGCCGTCGTCCATCGCCGCTCTGTCGTGATGATCGCTGCCAGCGTACCCACTTGCTTCCGCGTCGGCCACGCCTATAGGATCCCCGCAGAGGTCCGCATCGCCCTGCACCACAGCGCTCTCTttgccgccgacgtcgctTTCACCGGCCTCGTCAATGGTATTGCCTTCGTGCTGGTAGGGAGGATCCAGTGACACCTGCGCCACGGGTGGAGGTAGAGGCGGTTCaaccgctgcagctgcggcggaggaggtcgAGGGGGCGCGAGGGGCCCGCACGCGCCTCTTTTTCGGACCGCGGACAGGGGTTACCGGCAATGCAGAcgcggcggcttcggcggcggtgtcagGGGCGGCGACAGAGTCGGTGGCTTTccggcgcgcgtgctgtgcTTTGGTGATGCACCGGCGCTTCGGCacagcgacgctgctgctgcccgggGACACAGCCGTTACCAAGGTGACGGCTGAGGTGTGGAAAAACTGCGTAGGGGTGTGCAGTGCCCACAGTGCGAGGTCACCGTGGAGAGGGCCCACCACTACTCCAGCCCGCTGAGACTTCCTACGCAGCCCGGCGTGGGCGTCATAGACGTTAGAGGAATGCCTGCAGGAGAGGTGGACCCTTCTGGCAGtagccagcgctgccgcacgccgGACGCCAACTGCATGATACATGACGATGGCTTTGCTCTCGCaagctgcgcgcgtgctgtgcaGTATGCAGTTGACCCTTCCCCCttatttgtgtgtgcgtcggtTCGCTGCACAACAGGAacccccccaccccccacctgaaaaaaaaacgtgcaCAAGTGCACGCGCGCTCAGATACGGCTGAGCGGAGGAGGCAGGAGCGCAAAAGGCGATGATGTGGGTAAGTAAAGGATATCCGTGACAAGAACGAAATCGACGAGCGCGTGTGCTCctcgtccccccccctgtctGTGTAAAAACGAAGCTCCGTAACACGAATGGGACGTGAGAcagcagaagagagagagactctAGAAacaagggagagggagagggcggaggcgctCAGTATGCAagcacaccgacacgcacgcatacacacgtgcGTTCGCCTGTCTATTGTTTGCACGCGCCTGTGCTGCACACGCTCCGCGTGTCTGCCTGTCTGTATGCTGCTTTGTATTTTAATAAAAGTGGTTTGCTCAGAAATgcatgtgtctgtgcgtgccggtGAGAACTACTTTGAACGCCCGATGATAACCCTTGATGCGCCCTCTcgtctgcctgtgtgtgcgtgtgtaccgCTGTGTGCACACCGCACGCGAGCAGTATTCCTGTCTGTCGGGTCGTGTGCATGCATACCGTTATTTTTGTGTTGgtcagcgagagagaggcgggggagATACGAGGCAGCAGCAATGGCGGAGACACGTGTGGGGAACACGCAACAGCAAACAAGGGGGAGAGCGACGATTCACAGGTAGCGGGAGGAGttgcgtgtttgcgtgtggggcgagggggatgggggaggggcttTCGGCGGCTTCTGCGGAAGGAGTCGCCGGCGCAGGACTGcctcgcacacgcaagcagaGACGCCAACACGGTCCTTCGAaaaggcggcggaggcgctgagATACCAATAGGgtcgctctcgccctctcccgccGCTGTTCCCGCTCTCTTGCCGCACCGCTACTGCTGCCTGCAcctcttcaccaccaccagacCGGGACcgaagagcgcgcgcgcgacacGTGGCAAACTCGTCGAGATCATGCATCGTACTCCTGCACGGTTACATCTGTAGTTGGAAACTTGATACGTGGGTGTCGCAACACAGTCGTGTGCAGTCGCTACTAAAGAACGAAGAAAAATGGAACAAGAACTCCCCTCAGACTAAGACGCATCAAGACGCACGTAGAACAATCAACCACCACACCGGCTGCTCCTCCGTCATGTAAAACGAAGGAAACATGTGCGAAAGAAAATTATTGAGAGAGGAAGTGACGACCTGGCGTGAGCGTGGTGGTGGAATGTCAGCGAGAGAAGACGatggaggggtggggggttcGAGTAactacccccccccacgcagccgcgcgaCAACACCCACACCGCAAGCATCACTTCCACACCTTTCTTTGTCCACGCCGCACCAACCACCACTACTATCCACAACCAACCTCGCCGTCGCGAGCAAGCGCACGCCGCTGAGATCTGTTGCGCGCTTCTTGCAGCGACGTCCTCTCTGATGCATCCCCACGATaaccacagcagcacccactcacccccccacacacacactacaaCAGTGACATACAGATACACAGGCCTCCCCCCATCCCTTTCCATACACACTCAAAGAGAAGGCGTCCATCACGCATGCACTACTACACAGTGCCCTCTCTACCACAGCTGCCGTGTGCGCGTATACAcaacccctcctcctccccaaaAAAGAACGCGTGGCCCGTCAGCGAGCGACACCCCCGGTTctacgcacacatgcgcacagcGTGGGAGAGGCACAAGAAGCAAGAAGACGGCACCATACAAAGTGAGAGAGATTCAAcaagaagggaaggggagggggagggggcgaaaGCGAGcaaccaacaacaacaaataAACGTTAGTAACTTCCTtagggtggggaggggagggggtccACATCATCCACAAGATCCGCCACGGCGATCGCtggacgagagagagagaaggggcagcaacaacaaaacaaggAGTACAGCGAAGAACAGCGGAGGGCGGGGCGTGTGCAGGTGAGCCTCCGCCAAGCGCgtgagggaagaggaggaaggaggggggagccGAAACGCAACAGGCACGCGCCCGCTCACGTGTCCGGAGGCATACacgtgagggagagggacgaagagtcgccgctgctcactTTGAACTCCACGCCGAACCTGCCCCAAGGGCAGACAACACCGCCACAAGGCgaacacgtgtgtgtgcgtgtgcgtgtgtgtgtgtgtgtgcgtgtgctcacATGCCCCTTGACCTAACAACGCTTTATTGAATGCTCTTCTCGAGGTCCTTCAGCACGCGGCGAGCGTCACTGCTCTCAATCttgccgcgcgcacgcgcaatCAGATGGCGCACGTCGCTACGGACTTGCTGCGCCTTTGCCGTCTTCTTGGCGATCACTTCGTCGTGCTCCGACAGTACGTCGAAGAGGAACGACGCGACCTTCTCGAGCTCTTCTGCCGTCTCCGTCGCCTCCTGCTCGCACATCTGCGTGATCAGCTTCACCCatgtcgcctccgccgtctccgcgTCAGACACCACTCTCGCTACATCATCCTCCGAGAGGCggtccagcagctgcacgcagcagcgagcgtTCTGCGCCATCACGACATAGGAAAGGCCCTGCGAAATGCGGCCCTCCTTCATGTACTTCTCCGCCGTCTCGATCACCGTCTGTGgggacggcgtcgctgctgcgccagcgccagcCGCAGCTCCGTTATTACCGATGGCTTCACCGCTACGGATCGCGGCGCGGAGCGCCGCAAGCTCTGCCCGCATGGCTTCCACCTCCTGCACAGCGCCAGAGTTCATGATCTGCGTCAAGGCTGCCTGCAGCTTGCGGTTTTCCTCCTCCAAGGCGCTCATGCTTGCGTTCATGCGCGCCAGCGACTCGCTCAGCTCCCGCTCAACGTACGCGTCGATCCACTTGGCCGCGTTCTCACCGAGCGTCCGCGGTGTCTCCTGCAACGCCTCCTccaggcggcgacggagcaCCTCCTTCTGATTGACACGAATGCTCAAGTTGAAGGCGGCGTTCACGGCGGCATCCAGCTCGGTGCGAAGAGTATCACGCACGCCACGCGTCACCCCAGTGGCAATCTCGCTCGCAACGggcgccagcagcttcgccagcgcgTAGCTGTTGAAGGCTTCGGAGTGACGGCTgttcgtcgccgcggcggcaggcacggcaggggccgcggctgccgcagacgcgctcgcggtctgctgcagctccgtcatctgcgcctccagcgccagtGAGACGAGCTGCTGGTGATCGCGCGTGAGCTGATCGGGGGTGAGCAACAGGATCTGCGTAACGTTCTTCACAACATTCAGCAGGCCAtcgatggcgcggcgcaAGGCCTCGTCGCCCTGGTACACGGCGCTCGCCACAAGCCCGTCCAGCGACTGTGGCAGGGTGGCGTTTTGGAGAGCGCTGCGAGCGCTGTTGTACGCGGCCATGGCAGTTATCGGGTTCGCGTTCGTAGCGGTCGACGACGTTGCGTTGGCCGGCGGGGACGCAGAGCCGACAGGGGCTGAAGACGACACAGACGCCGGAACAGGCGCAGCCGCGTAGCTGCTCGCGGCCGGGCGAAACGGGATCCCGGTGCTGATGATAGAGGGGTCGACGAAGGGCGTGGAGTTGCTGCGCGGCACGggagcagccgcacctgcaGTCGTCTCCTTCACCGGCGCGGAGGTCGGGGAGGACACGCTCGGCGAGGCGGTGTTCGTGGCGAGCTGGTAAAGGTCCAGCTCCTTGACGGCGTCGACCAGCACCGTGGCAAAGCGGGTGGACTCGTGGTAGCACACGCTCGTCGGCCGCACCGCGCCGCCCATGTCGTACACCGTGGTGTCGaagtcgtcgtcgccgcgcaCCTGAACACGCGCTAGCTTGCCATTGTCATTGAAGATGGACATGGCGTTGCGAGACGTGAGCATTGTCACAATGCTGCCGAAGGTGaagatgcgcagcagcgccggctcTGCGACGCCGGTGAGcttccacacgcacaccttgGTCTTGGAGCTGACGGCAAGCAGGGCGGTGCTGGAgtccgccgccggcgctgcagcgctatcacccgccgcggctgcgttgctgccgaCGAAGCTGAGCTGCACAATCTCATCCCCTTCGCACCCGCTCCATGCTGGCGTCGTCGTGTTGCGCAGCGTGCACGCCATGACCTTCGTCGCCTCCGACGTGAAGGCGAGCCAGCTGCCACTGAAGGTGGTGCACATACTCTTGAGCGAAGTCTcctgcggcagctggcgcagctcacGGCTTGCTGCGCTcagcttcgcctccagcaTGCTCGTCGAGTACTCCGAGATGAGCTTCGAGCtctccagcaccgcggcagTCTTGCCATACAGCACGAGAAGGTCAGGCATGTTGTTCGCGGGGTTGATGAAGAAGTGGAACGTGTTGATGACAACCTTGTCAACAAGTTTGAAATACGGCTTCACCGTCAGACGCCCCTCCGTGGTGGCGGCTTTGTCACTCGCTCCGTGACCAGTGCCTCCTCGCTCGAAAACCGCTACCCACACGTAGAAGTCACTGGAAGACGCAGAGGCAGCCACATTGCTGTGGAAGTTCACGAAGCGCAGGTCGTGCACCGGGCTCTCGTGTAGCCGAAAGGCACCGCGCTCGTTGTTGGCGCGGCAGATGAGCCGAATCGCACGGCGGTTCTTAAGTGTGTAGGCAATGAACGCCTCCGACTCGCCCAGGACACGTGGAATGtcagcctcctccttgaAGATGGCCACCATGGTCTTCAGTACACTCTTCCCGGTGGCAGCCGGGGCAGTGGTCAAGTTCGACACAGACGCCATgtttggtggtggtggtggtggagggggggggtgtctGCCAACGCGCGCTTGTTGCTGTGTTTCGCCGTGTATAACAGAGCGGGGTCCAAGTATAGACACCCGGAGTCTGTCGCTGATGATGAGCAGCGGACCGCGAAgcagggcgagagagagagagagagagagatgagggAAATGGTAGACGAAGAAAGAGCTCCCCGGTACTGATGGccaggtggcggcggtgcggatGGGAGACGGGCGAGTGAAAGACAAGCGAACTCGCTAAAGCGGGCAATCCAATCACCGTAAAGAAGAATGCAAAgtctggggggggggcggagggagggcgcaggcgcagccaCAAGAACCAAattacacgcacacacacgcacacacgcaaaaaaaaaagaaaacgaacaAAGGAGTTGAACGACAGAAGCACCGGCTGGTCGATGCGCACGTGGGCGCGCGTGTattgcgtgtgcgtgctcgcggCACGAGTAGTATTAAAGGACAAGTAATAGCACGCACATATCCACATGCATtggtgtgtgagtgtgtgtgtgtgtgtgtgtgtatgcaggGAAAAAGGATAGAACACAGGGAGGACAACAATCAAGTCGAGTACGCGGCGACGTGGATGCCAGGATGCACCGGTCGTTGTTAACGCGgcggaaagagaaagaggagcaAGGGGATGAGGGAAATAAGTTGCGTGAAGGAAGAGGATGAGTTTGTGTCTCTGTAGCACCCTTCGCCGCACGGTGGAGAGAGCACATGCCGATGTGGCGGGGGTGAGAGAGGACTCCGTCGCCTCACAGGCAAACCTCCTTTTTTCCAGTCCAAGCCTTGATGCTGTTCCCCGTAGAAGCAGCGGAGCCGCTGTACACCGCGCGGTGCGGCTATCCGCCCGACAATCACCCTGGCGTAAGAAGGAGGGATGTAGAGATGCAGGCGGGTAGGTGGgtagggaggaggagagggggggggggctgtcGCGCGGCTACGCATGTGGCGACACGGACGCAGAGAACGGGACAAGTGAGCTCTCTCCTCTTGCGTGCCATTCGCAGACATTACCGCTACCCTCGGTTGCGCATCCGCGGCATTCTTTCTCCCGTTGTGTGTTGgtgtttcgtttttgtttaCTCCTGTTGCAGCAGTGGAACACATGCATgtcacacgcgcacacatgggCGTGGTcgagacagagagaagggatcggggagaaggagggaacGACTTTTAACTGgacatccacacacacacacacacg
This sequence is a window from Leishmania major strain Friedlin complete genome, chromosome 14. Protein-coding genes within it:
- a CDS encoding putative glutathione synthetase, which translates into the protein MPATTKKTATTVTGAAVSNDVLEGLPSEEELAAKCLELGLAIHQPDTYEITHPALSLRPFPMKADVLRQLYDRQLLWNEAINRTSRNFEFLRDSMKSTAESDRSFTGRLLAILEKVYMTTPVGAKAPVYQPFMLGILRTDYMSSVDPESGSHLSSTEVSAAAAAGTARQWKNIEINTISCSFAGISPLVHKFHAYLHKFREAFMNVGDAAVVESTKAASLATPSVVAASPRQRESAYVTDEKHNSTVQVSAALAEAVAVWRNAVPYSSFLRQYHQRTGVLLKPIVLAVVQENELNTADQYRLLLELLETHGVLSLRRTLAQLHETMRLEHATLCGNERDRSTETEEVLSEQLLPPFAVVDEKYVVAVAYFRSTYVPKDLPTETAWQTREQIEESNAVKCPSVPYHLMTFKKMQQLMSNVSEVLAPVSFAGNQQKAAALAEHFAPQYSLNSDEYARLAANRQRIDEGKVISDPEYWIADAVLHPEQYVLKPQLEGGGNLIAGEPMQRMLRDVTSDDPLYQKIRREYILMRKIDYPVATGVFFQKNSIHVEKNACSEVGIFGVILSSDANGYIMNQAAGTLVRTKPADAADGGVIAGVAALDSVQIIS
- a CDS encoding putative mitochondrial DNA polymerase I protein C, with protein sequence MDDGDIAYDAAAGANLGEAEQVGRAAEVREETDYSAVDSEGVPPPADTAAAGSTPAHTSALPCIGNLLDFESPLNLRLATLTRQHGKAFRAIAVYLPDTRVTVNFDITFEDIASGARLVCKLNEIKSRYVEWISLFRASFVAIFVPTLQSPSVALLQNAIGLSRPARPPPPAGSYHPRLNEDPDHLFFSYAKLREVISRKKKDKELNPQLLTVAVLNAYAEEWKNFIAAPLSCAPQSFLLAAFNFQSRSGDMSAGAMLNKELLQAQLAAAADAIVLYSSTSGNQATRRRTGAVAASLAATSSGLLRSDKDRWGLIFVSAPARTAAGTAAVPPMQDLLTGQFVQPLSLSERHLIYIIGTGSAAECFARFPLARKGKCAFSILLQDVESQLGLERPHRLNLTSMLTQALDSFSRITWMGLMKEENGEPHMPHPSSAFYRLQRRSVQREIMPSFLEPVFAPGPRLMGGGAGGKPVDTMSRPIRGGAPNGAAGRGGASVRDLRATAQASRLLEEHIQVIYNSHERLDREKALQEAMRSRVAYFMHVRSASVTAARRADNPFSARNGMVDVSGQLWTSLNLMNPPAVRHWRAKIEDRTGEVKEFVDPEVVLPDTLPIGPPDAPDPKNRAENAILIGWDIKRILLFLRRSVRLRTFLYNGGKIWCAQYAQYLLKGFNNLHLATMERTLLQYHDGPLKGSMQPLAKLKLIYEMQLEVAVSTRQMSSVQHRMDGLLASMEMELQGLQLVPQSQVTYFANTLRLEHERLEKVLHHKIMDFTQSMDDDVRQRINFRSPQDISTIIYGGGLCRHLGSRFIPVKPTRYPATSLFPHAVCHVTGTKAPEAYTQADALLGGNGGTGSGGPSSGSAITLNDAQRSLQTIQQLCKRCTMDALIQQTAVVVVLCKVKIGGWMEQISLYCPAVTDPEAREMNLRVAVDDIIPVAERPDVVTVTQLKERIAAYEPLKQLLAASSAASTGEAKVPTTRKSGGKRTRQGGRAAGDGDIAADLRNILILTNCAHDKLESLVDSGVLEAIKKAVFDGQVDGVGADGEPASLERVCFADVTKAFPPPPQGADSFESDFSELRSSNATTFSARCTWEAHAKELVSLGGVEGAVKSIVSQCASVVGTPRDAFRSSQPTPSSAPQGLHGQERASTAGMLWMVTPAKLHPLLRRFLRGKSASSGADAMERVTMLLSPYKTIDLSFFSALQQLRFTEKKLQLFEEGCLFRAVLPECHDRVHGELCHCVTATGRLSSQSPNLQNIPKEEDLRRLIVSRFSAQGMMIEADYSQLEVVVLAALCRDPRMMQELRDNIDFHCLRVSLMTKEPYEDVVRKAKVEKDPQYIQLRQQAKVFSFQRQYGAGVSTISTTTGLTEQEVDRLIVAEEHHYKELSKYYSLVTRCVEAGADRLLRLRTLDTSLWNANIRRVVMLTEPMYYFVVPTGSKFDFTRDRKSVPRLKNYPVQGLAGEIVQIMCGAIVREFYRKRNYGEKAFLVNTVHDCVWVDAHKCVADEVCADLARIMGHTQEAIAALWPDMKLDVPFKAEIHSGPSLGELSV